GCGCCAGCTCGTCGACGACGAGCGGGTGGAGCAGACCTGCGAGGTACGCGCACGGCGACACGCGGTAGCCGGGCCACGGCTGCTCGAGGGTCGCCGCACCCCCGACACAGTCGCGCCGCTCCAACACGAGCACCCGCCGGCCGGCACGGGCCAGGTACGCGGCGGCAGTCAGGCCGTTGTGCCCGCCGCCGACGACGATGACGTCCCATGGACCCGCCAGCTCCGAGGGACGTGCGGCGGCCACCGCGCCGTGTGGATCGGTCCACGTCGGCGTCCCCGTCAACGCAGCTCCTGTCGCCGTCTCCGTCGGCCACCCACGCTACGCCCTGCGGTCGGCCCCGGTGGTACGCGGACGGCGCCGACGCGACGCCGGCCGTCGGGCGCCACTCGCCGGGCCCCGATCGACCACGTACGCTGCGGCGCACATGCGCTACTCCGACGTCAGCTTCTGGCTCGCCACCGCCGGCGACCTGCGCCCGCGGGCCGCCCTGCGCGGCGTGCACGACGTCGACGTCGCGATCGTCGGCGCCGGCTTCAGCGGGCTGTGGACGGCGTGGTACCTGGCGCAGCGCGACCCCGACGTGCGCGTCGCCGTGTGCGACGCCGAGATCGCCGGCTTCGGCGCGTCGGGACGCAACGGCGCGTGGTGCTCGGCTGGCATCGGCCTCACAGCGGAAGGCCTCGCCACGCGGTACGACGCCGCCACGGCGCGGGCCGTGATCACCGCGATGCGCGACACCGTCGACGAGGTCGGGCGGGTGTGCGAGTCGGCCGGCATCGACGCCGGCTACCGCAAGGGAGGCATGCTGCGCATCGCCCGGGGTGCCCATGAGGTCGCCGCCATGCGGTCCTCCGCCGCCACCTACCACGCGCTCGAGCTCGATGACGACCTCGTGCAGCTCGACGCCGACGCGCTGGCGGACCGGGTGCACGTGGCCGACGCGCGGGGTGCCCTGTTCGACCCGCACTGCGCGACCGTCCACCCCGGTCGCCTCGTCCGCGGCCTCGCCACCGCGGTCGAGCGGCAGGGCGTGGACGTGTTCGAGCGCTCCCGCGTCACCCGGATCGACGCCGCTCCGCACCCCGGCGGCCGCGCGATGGTGCACACCCGCCGTGGCCGGCTGCGCGCCCGCGCGGTGGTCGTGGCGACGGAGGCGTGGACGTCCCGGCTGCCCGGGCACAGGCGAACCCTGCTGCCCATCTACTCGCTGATCGTGCTGACGGAGCCGCTGAGCGAGCGGCAGTGGAAGGAGGTCGGCTGGGAGGGGCACGAGTGCCTGTCCTCGCACCGGCTGACCGTGGACTACCTGTCGCGGACACCGGACGGGCGGATCCTGTTCGGCGGCCGTGGGGCGCCTTACCACTTCGGCTCCCGGATCGGCGCGCGGTTCGACCGCCACGGCGCCACGCACGGCCTGTTGCGCCGCACGCTCGGCTCGTGGTTCCCGGCCCTGGCCGACATCGCGATCACGCACCAGTGGGGCGGTCCCCTTGGCATGCCACGCGACTGGCTTCCCAACTTCACGTACGACC
This is a stretch of genomic DNA from Euzebyales bacterium. It encodes these proteins:
- a CDS encoding FAD-dependent oxidoreductase, which gives rise to MRYSDVSFWLATAGDLRPRAALRGVHDVDVAIVGAGFSGLWTAWYLAQRDPDVRVAVCDAEIAGFGASGRNGAWCSAGIGLTAEGLATRYDAATARAVITAMRDTVDEVGRVCESAGIDAGYRKGGMLRIARGAHEVAAMRSSAATYHALELDDDLVQLDADALADRVHVADARGALFDPHCATVHPGRLVRGLATAVERQGVDVFERSRVTRIDAAPHPGGRAMVHTRRGRLRARAVVVATEAWTSRLPGHRRTLLPIYSLIVLTEPLSERQWKEVGWEGHECLSSHRLTVDYLSRTPDGRILFGGRGAPYHFGSRIGARFDRHGATHGLLRRTLGSWFPALADIAITHQWGGPLGMPRDWLPNFTYDRATGLAGAWGYTGQGVAASNLAGRTLTDLLTGQPSTLTSLPMAGHRSRRWEPEPLRWLGARYVQRALTRLDQRAERSGRASTGRSLAERLMRH